From the genome of Candidatus Woesearchaeota archaeon:
ACGTTAGAAGTCCATACGCAATACAAAAACCAAGAACATAGACGAGACCATAGTAGCGGATTTGAAGAAAGCCAAGATCAAAGAGAACTGGATCAATATTGTGGACGTAGACCATTTTACTCTGCTATTGCTTCCTCTGCTCCAGCTGTTTCTTCTTCATTCACTGTTTCAGTTGCTTCTTCAGAAGGATTTACAGAATCTGTTGTCTCTGTTTCTTCAACACTTTCCGCTGCTCCTGCTTCTGCAAGCGCTGCGTCTAATGCCGCAGCAAATATTTCATACTTCCAAGATTCTATTTTTTTTCCGTTGACAAAGAAAGAAGGTGTTGAATCTACTCCTTTACCAATCCCCTCATTGAAATCTGCGGTAACATATTTTGCCTTCGCATTGCTGTCTAAACAGTTGTTGAATTTTTCTGTGTCCAAGCCAATTTGTTCTGCATAGTCCTTCAATGAACTTATTGATAGTTCATCCTGTTTCTCAAACATGATGTCATGCATTTCCCAGAACTTTCCTTGATCATTTGCGCACTCACTTGCTTCTGCTGCGTTAAACGCGAACGCATGAATGGAAGTTAACGGAAAATGCTTATATTCTAAACTCACTCTGTCTCCATACACTTCCATAATTTTTTTCACTGTTGGTGCTGCTGCGCCACACGCGGGACATTGAAAGTCAGAGAACTCAACAATTCTTACCATCGCATCAGTATTTCCCTTGATTGGCTTTGCGGTGTAGACATCATCATATGTTGGTCTTGTCACAAACCAAGTGACTCCCGCAATGATGAGAAAAAGGGCGATGATTATTTTCCATTTACTCTTTTGTACTGTTTCTGTTACTGTCATGGAAATCGTGATGCGTTGAGGTTTTATATAGTTTGCGAACGAAGTGAACAAACTATTCCAAAAAGCGAGTAAAAGAAGTTTTTTGATATAGTTTGTGCTCGAGCTGCTTTAATAATCACAAAGAATTAATAAGAGTTACGCTACTCAAACAGATGAGAGAAAAAAAATGCTATTTTGTAAACAATGAGGTTTAGTCATGAATAAGAGTACAATAACCCTTCTCCTCCGCTCTTTTCGATCAACTGAGGGAATAGCCGCACTTATTACAGGAATATTTACTCTCATTGGCTGGAGTTTATCTTTCACAAATCAAGTACCTTTGGTTCTTACAAACATTCTTATTATTACTGGCGTGTTTATTGGAGGAGGAGTTATTGCTATTGGCGCGGTAAAAGGACTATTGAGACGTGAATTTAATGTTGATGAATTGGTAATGTTAGCATTAGCCGCTTCTCTCATCATCGGTGAATATGTCTCTGCTGCCTTAGTCGCATTTATGATGTTATTTGGTAAAGTGTTAGAAGATTTTACTGCTCATCGCGCAACAGCGGCCATCGAAGCGCTTGGCACACTGCTTCCAGACACCGTAACCCGTTATGCACACGGCAACGAACAACGCGTTTCTCTCTCTACGCTAGTGGTTCATGATACTATTATTGTTCGTCCAGGTGAAAGAATTCCTGTTGATGGAATTATTCTATCAGGGAAAGCGTTAGTAGATGAAGCGGCGTTAACAGGTGAGTCTCTTCCTCTCTTAAAAACAGAAGGACAAAAAGTACTTGCTGGAACAATTATTACCGAAGGTGCCCTAACAATTAAAGCATCTGCATTTGGGGATAAAACCGCTCTTGGCTCAATAGCAAAAATTGCACTTTCTGCATTGGAAGAACGAGCTTCTGTTGTACGAACTGCTGACAAATACGCAAGGTTTGTTACTCCTGGAGTTCTTCTCCTTGCAACAGCAACCTACTTGATTACAGGAAGTGTTGTTAATGCAGTTGCTGTTTTGGTCGTTGCATGTCCTTGCGTCTTAGTGCTTGCAACACCAACTGCCATCATTGCAGGAGTTGCCGCTGGAGCGAAGCGCGGGCTTCTCATGAGGGGCGGTTCACGACTTGAGAAAGCTGCAAAAGTGGATGCGATTGCTTTTGACAAAACCGGGACGTTGACCATTGGTAAATTACAGGTCAAAAAAGTGTACACTATTGCAAAAAACACTGAGAAAAATGTCCTTATGCTCGCTGCGAAAGCCGAACATTTGTCAGAGCATCCATTTGCAAAGGCGATTATCAAAGAAGCAGAAAAAAGAGGAATAGGGGATACGGTTCTACAAAGTCCTGCTCATTTTCGTTCCTTTCCCGGCACAGGAGTTTCCGTTCAAATAGGGAATAAAAACATAGTTGTTGGAAATCAAAAACTTTTAGAACATCTGAAAATTAAGATCCCTCTTGCTGCGACAAAATTACTTCATAACGCTGAATTCTCAGGACAAACCGGAGCACTGGTTGCAATAAATAAAAAAGTTGTCGGATTTATTACCATGAGCGATATTCCAAAAATGGAAGCAAAAAATACTGTTGCTATTTT
Proteins encoded in this window:
- a CDS encoding DsbA family protein; translation: MTVTETVQKSKWKIIIALFLIIAGVTWFVTRPTYDDVYTAKPIKGNTDAMVRIVEFSDFQCPACGAAAPTVKKIMEVYGDRVSLEYKHFPLTSIHAFAFNAAEASECANDQGKFWEMHDIMFEKQDELSISSLKDYAEQIGLDTEKFNNCLDSNAKAKYVTADFNEGIGKGVDSTPSFFVNGKKIESWKYEIFAAALDAALAEAGAAESVEETETTDSVNPSEEATETVNEEETAGAEEAIAE
- a CDS encoding cation-translocating P-type ATPase translates to MNKSTITLLLRSFRSTEGIAALITGIFTLIGWSLSFTNQVPLVLTNILIITGVFIGGGVIAIGAVKGLLRREFNVDELVMLALAASLIIGEYVSAALVAFMMLFGKVLEDFTAHRATAAIEALGTLLPDTVTRYAHGNEQRVSLSTLVVHDTIIVRPGERIPVDGIILSGKALVDEAALTGESLPLLKTEGQKVLAGTIITEGALTIKASAFGDKTALGSIAKIALSALEERASVVRTADKYARFVTPGVLLLATATYLITGSVVNAVAVLVVACPCVLVLATPTAIIAGVAAGAKRGLLMRGGSRLEKAAKVDAIAFDKTGTLTIGKLQVKKVYTIAKNTEKNVLMLAAKAEHLSEHPFAKAIIKEAEKRGIGDTVLQSPAHFRSFPGTGVSVQIGNKNIVVGNQKLLEHLKIKIPLAATKLLHNAEFSGQTGALVAINKKVVGFITMSDIPKMEAKNTVAILRKAGITRIVMLTGDAPAIAQNIATAVGIQETYAQLLPHEKVAKIKEIQKEGYTVGMIGDGVNDAPALAVADVSIAAGISAADVSKHTADIVVMSGDLTKATEALLLSRSTLTIIKQNLWIAAVWNVLALGAAASGMLSPAMGAVIHNVGSVFVVINAARLVHWTPTL